In Aspergillus fumigatus Af293 chromosome 6, whole genome shotgun sequence, the genomic window TCATTTGAATGGATTCTTGTAGTATACCTGAGTCTATTCGCAGTCGAGTCTTTGTGAACGCCGTCAATCTCGTCCTCAACCAGAGCGGAAATCCATTCGACCGTCTGACCCGAGACTTGATAGATATTGAGCAGAGCCTCTGAGAGTTGATTGAGTTCGGAGGAGATGATTTGAGCCATGTTGATTGTAAGACCATTGGTAAAGGCATGCAGGATCTCGGACATAGGGGTGTATTCGTGCGACATCAGAACGACCGTCTCTTCCATCCGAgctctcatcagcatctcCCCAACAGACTGATCCCGTTCATCCAATATGGTCCACCACTTCTCGGTTTCCACGCCGGACTCCAAGTCATCCAATCGTATCTCCACCCGTCCGTATGTGGCATCGTGTGACGAAATCTCCACATCATCCAAAGCATGCAGGGCATTTGTATCCTGGTGAAGAGCATAGGACCCGTGGGCAATGAGCGTCCAATCTTTCTGGGTCGGGTTGAGGGTTTTAACAAGGACGGAAACCTGCGAAAGGACCGGGGGGAGATCATTGAAAGTGAAATCTTCACGCCAAAAAGGGTTAGATGTGCGGAATTTGACGGCTGTCTTCGCTCGGATTTCGCCATCGAGGAGAACTTCTGTGTAGTAGTCACTGACAGCGGGCGCCGGGACCGGGTTGCTGTGAGACCTTGATGGCTTCCGGCTCCTCGGTGTCTCCTCACTTGGCCTGTCACGTTGCAGCTTTGCCTCGGTCACTCTGACCGAGAGCATCCTTTCGATTCGAAACATGTCCCTTGTGGGTGGCGAGCTCGCATCACTTGACCCTGCTGCATTTGTCGAGTTCTCCTCGACAGGCAGTTCAGGGCCGTAGAGTTCCGGAATCGTAAAAGCGCGCAGGAGAACGAACCAGACCTCAAAGAGCACTCGACTCTCTAGCGCAAGATAGACCGGCCGGGTCAACCCGGATGCAGAATGCGCCGCATATTGAGGATAGATGGCAATGCAGAAATCGTCCTCAAGAACAGACTCATTTAATTGCTGCACCGCACAACGAGATAATTGGGACAATTGAATGCAAGTGACTAAAGTGATGTCTGTTTCTGTGAATAGTTTGAATGCACCATTTTCTTGTAGCGTGCAGCTGACTTTCTGCCACGACGAAGACAGCGCCCTTTGCTGGCGATAGGTCGAAACACGATGGCCGGAATTGGGACGGGGACCAGACGTACTAGGTCTGTCCCACAGGAGCATCTTACCGACCTTGATAATGGCCGCATCTTTCTGAACGGTGCTCTCAGAATTTCTCCGACGGTCCGCAATGCGACGTTCTCCGATCGCTACCGACTGAGGTTTCGTCATCTTGTTTTGCACGCCTTTCGGTCGGATCGGCTGCCAACACAGTAAGGCCGCCAGCCAGGAGTCGAATGTTTCACTGACGTGGGGTCTCAGTTCGATGCCGAGACCTGAGGTGAAAGTGGAAACTTTGAGATAGTTCATTCCGGTTTCTGGATCGACAAGGGAGCGAACTTGACATCCACGCAGGTCCGGTATCAACGTCTTCGCAAGTGCAGGTTCTCCCTTGGCTTGATATATTAGACTCCCTGTCGCGACATTGATAGCGCAGTAGCCTGACGTCCAGGCTGTGGTGGAAGAGGTCCGAAATGACAGGATGCCATGCATTCTTCCACATGTCGTTTTCATGAGCTGAAGTATTTTGGAAGCATCGCTGCTTGACAGGGCTGTTGAGGACGGGTTCGTACTAACGGTGGTGATTACGTTTGAGCTAGCAGGATTTCGACTCAAACGCTGACGGCCAAGCGTCTGGCTGAAATATGGAGCCGGCTGTATTGATGGGAAACCAATGGAGCTCGCTTGATCTTCAGGGGCCTTGGACGGGGGAGAAGCGGTGTTGATGGAACCAAGGCGATTTCGAGTTCGTGTGAGAAAGGAGTTGGGGGAGATTTCACTGCGCTGGTCGTCCAAGGTCGTGGTGCGGGACCGCGCCCGCTGGCCTCGTAATTCCACCTggccctcatcctcgtctcctgCCGAATGATAGGGTTGAAATTCGCGACGAGATTCATGGTCGGGCGCTCTTCTGTGTGCGGCACGAGGTGATGGGGCACCACTTCCAGACATATATTCAGCTTCCGACAGAGGGGAATCATTGCCGGTCTCGGAGGAGGGGTCTGGCGTCACCGTCCGGATGCTCGTCTCTCTAAAGCTATCGGGGTAAACCATGCCATGACGGTCTTTAGAGGATGACTTCTTGCTGGGACGCCGTTCCACTGGGCGACTGTAGATGCTGTGGTGGGCAGAGGTCCGCTTGAACCCGTTCGAATTCGAACTTTCCGATTCCATCTTGCCAGCGGCACACGATGGAAACGGTGAGAGCGGTGCTCAGAGGAGGTTGCTAGGAAACGTATGATACGCAGATCAGGGCCAGCACAAAACCACACAAAACGCACGTACAAGTAGACGCACACCTCGACGTCTTCGCTTCCAGAGTGTTACCTTGCAGCACACTGAAACCAAATGACGCTGCGCAACCGTCCTCGAACAATTGAGGGCCTTTGTCGTCCAATGGATCGCTAAGTGAACGCATGGAGTCCAAGCGAAAGATTCTGAGTATAGTCGCACATTCGgtttgaagatggaggggcGCGTTGAGATAGCAGCGTTGGGCAATCGAGCGACAAAGCGAAAGGGCCGCAATCCACGAAATATCGGTTCAGGGGAGAGGGGGTTGCGCGGGCGGCAGAATCAAAAGCGTTGGAAGGGCTGAAGAAATGGCTGAGAGGTATGGCAAACAACCAGACCTTCAACAACAACCAGTTTATCGTCACAATGTCACTGCTAGGAGAACCATCATCGTTAGGTTAGCCCAGGAAAGGTGGTGTGGGAAAAGGGAAAGTCTGGAGAAACGGTTCGTTGGTACGAGGCCATTGGGGTGGCCGACTGGCCGTGTGCTGGACTGGAGCAATAACGTGATATCATTGGATGTAGAGGGTATTAGGTAGTGCCTACCAAGTCGTACCTAGGTAGTAGCTAGGTTGGACAGATCATTTTCTATttggaaaaagaaagacacaCTTTCATCGGCCTGCTTTTTATTTGATggcttcttttcctttgtttgTAAGAGCGATAGTGACAGGGAAGTATCAATGGATTGGTAAGAAAGGACTTTGTTCTGTTGCAGATCCCGCTGAAATACACAGAATGCCCAGAAAATCTAAGACGAGCAAGTCGTGGTGGTGCGCGAGTCCTAAGCGGGAGGCGGTGTCGAATGAGGCAAGGTAAGTGGTTTCCGGCTATTCCAGTCTGGAGCGGGACGGAAAGAGGGGAGTTGGGAACTTGGGATGACTCCCAAGACAATAGTGATATATGTTAATGTCAAAGATAATAATGGCTTGGACGATTGGCTTCTTCGTACTCCGTGCTTCAATCTCTATCGCTCCAATCATCCCCCGGATGGGGAGCTCATATTTGCGGGAGACTACCCCAGTCTTCTGTTCTTTTGGCCTCTCAGGTGCAAAAGACGAAGCCTGAAGGGAAATTATGACCAAGATGAGGATACTAGCTGACAGCGGACCCTTACCAATAATATTGTCGTCTTCCCGTCTTTTCTATGGTGTCGTGCTGAAGAGAATATGCTTACAACCCGGGACTGGAATCTTTCTTTGTGCACTATCCTAAAGATAACGTGAAGCTTCTAAGGGTACGCTCGGCAGATGGTCGGCTATGCTCATAATCCTCCTCGGTGATATGGAACTTGCTGAAATTTATCTACCTGTCTTTGTCTACAATATCAAGCAACTATTATTGGGCCTACCAATTTGATCGCAACATCATCTTTCTCTGATTGAGACGAATGGGCCAATCACGTTGTCAGTACCATCTCCGCAACCAGTAATTCAGAAGGCTTAGTTTGTAATCCATGGTTTCATCCATCTAGTATAGAGTACTTATATTCATCATTGCTAGAACTATAGGACGGGCCCTTGTGGTGGCCAAATGGTATCTAGAAGAAGAACTGTAGAAGTCATCGACTGTCTTTAAAAGTATATGTAGCAGACAAGTCGATGGCCCCAATACCCCTCAACCCGGGATTTTCTTTCGACCAATGATATGGTAAGCCACGGTGACTCTGAAGTAAGGTACCCTCAAGCCTCTACACCATCCAGTAATCTCACTAGTCACTACTCCATATGTAGTCCTAGTCCACAGACTAGATTCTGTACGTGGGTAAGAATTGAGAATAAAAGGCCCATGACGGGACAACAACATTTGAGGCTTGGGGTTCAAGATTCTAGGATGCATCTAGGCCATCGTAACTCGGCAGATGCTTCGGTGTCTTGTAGTGCCTCTTGTACTACTGTATTATACCCCACATAGAGAGATACCGTCTGCTAGAGACTCGCTGACACGCACCAGTAAATCAGTGCCACCAGATCGAAATTCTTCGTAAACCTTTATCACTCTTCTAACTTTTTGCAGACCAGAAACTCAAGTAGGAACGggagaaagaaatcaaggtaCGGATTAGTAGAGCAAGCTTCAAACGTCCAGAGAGTTCAATCGTTAGACTCGGAAGATGGGTGAGGACTAAATGATGCTGGGGTGGAGCCCAGGAGAGTCAAAATCAGCACTTTGGCCATCTGAGGGAGGTTGAAACTGTTTCCACACTGATGACCACGCCATAGATAGCTGCGTCTCTCACAAATGAGGCACTTCCTACGATCTGGTCATCTTTCCAGCTTCTAGGCCTGCCTCTTTTCAGACTCGCGTTGCAAAGAACCAGACAAAGAAATTGCACCCAGCACAAACCATTGATGTCTAGGGAGGTACCTAGGTTGACAAAAGCCTTCATTAAGCCATCAGACCTGCCGTGGCCACTCAACGACCTTATCGCCGTCTTGTTTGCCACTCTCCCTGACTCGCGTTGccagggaaaaaggaaatagtTGAGTCATTTAAAGTATGATCACGTGGACCTCATTTCCCCAAATCGATTATCACCTGACCTGTgcagcagcctcaggcattaGTGATAACATGCGGTGACCCTTGCTGTACCGCCTGCATCATAGGTAGCTTATCATGAGGGTTGACTGGTCATCAGATCTACCAGCCATGCATGGTCAAACGACCTTCGTGGAAAGTCAGTCATAATATTCCTTCGATTCTCTACTCAAACTGCAGTTAGGAGCTTGCTGGACTCCTGCAATAGACATTTTGATATCAAGAGTCGTTACGACTTGCCTGTTTACCGTTCTTTGTGTAGCAGACGCACCTGAGATTGCTTCTCGAATGGCCCGCAACTGATCTCTCGGCTAACAAAGTCGCTGCCATGTGCTGAACTTACGGAAGATTTACGCATCTGTTTTTCGATTCCATGTCTGCACTTTTAggatcaagatgatgacatcAAATATCCTATCTCGGTTTCTTCCTCCGAACGGCTCGCCGTCTGTATACGAGACGATTCGAAATCACGATGCAACATCAGATTCATCGGATGTGGAGGAGCGAGCGGGATTAACACTGGAGGACGGTCCTGGAGAGCATTATAGTGATCGTGAACTCGAGGACGCCATGGCCGACGCTGGACGGAGTAGGTTGCTGGACCGGGATGATGCCTTCATAAGTAGAAGGAGCCCTCGGAAAGCTTCTGTCGCGGGGCCGTCCAAGTCAAATTCTCGTCGTCGCCACTTTAGCCGTCCGCGGTGGGCGCATGATGCCTCACCAAGTCATGACTtcgaggatggcgacgatgatgttccAGCTTCCCTTCTCGTAGAAGGACAtcacgacgacgacgagctTAAATCTCGACTGCCGCCACCTCCAACTTCCCACATCACTCCCGACGATAGACAGCCATCTCGCCCCGGACCTTCAACCCGCGGTGTTCGAGGTCGCGGGAGAGCAGCCAAAGAACAACAGCCGCTACACCATGCCGATCGAAGGCGCGCTCCTGCTGTACGCTGGTCGTTAGGGCAGCCCAACTTGAACACGGTGGATCCGAAAGAGAAAGCAATGTGGATGTGGGCGAATGTTGAAAATTTGGACAACTTCCTAAAGGAGGTTTACACGTATTTCCTCGGGAACGGGATCTGGTCCATTCTGTTGAACCGAGTTCTGAGTCTATTGTAAGTTTCTACTTGCTTTCCCTCTGACCTGGTTGTGTTATGCATTCTGACAGAGGACCGGTGTTGTCATAGAACATTTGCATTCGTTGTAGGATTCAGCACATTTCTTACGAATTGCATCGACTACCACAAGGTCCGTGGGAGCAAGTCA contains:
- a CDS encoding GTPase-activating protein BUD2 codes for the protein MESESSNSNGFKRTSAHHSIYSRPVERRPSKKSSSKDRHGMVYPDSFRETSIRTVTPDPSSETGNDSPLSEAEYMSGSGAPSPRAAHRRAPDHESRREFQPYHSAGDEDEGQVELRGQRARSRTTTLDDQRSEISPNSFLTRTRNRLGSINTASPPSKAPEDQASSIGFPSIQPAPYFSQTLGRQRLSRNPASSNVITTVSTNPSSTALSSSDASKILQLMKTTCGRMHGILSFRTSSTTAWTSGYCAINVATGSLIYQAKGEPALAKTLIPDLRGCQVRSLVDPETGMNYLKVSTFTSGLGIELRPHVSETFDSWLAALLCWQPIRPKGVQNKMTKPQSVAIGERRIADRRRNSESTVQKDAAIIKVGKMLLWDRPSTSGPRPNSGHRVSTYRQQRALSSSWQKVSCTLQENGAFKLFTETDITLVTCIQLSQLSRCAVQQLNESVLEDDFCIAIYPQYAAHSASGLTRPVYLALESRVLFEVWFVLLRAFTIPELYGPELPVEENSTNAAGSSDASSPPTRDMFRIERMLSVRVTEAKLQRDRPSEETPRSRKPSRSHSNPVPAPAVSDYYTEVLLDGEIRAKTAVKFRTSNPFWREDFTFNDLPPVLSQVSVLVKTLNPTQKDWTLIAHGSYALHQDTNALHALDDVEISSHDATYGRVEIRLDDLESGVETEKWWTILDERDQSVGEMLMRARMEETVVLMSHEYTPMSEILHAFTNGLTINMAQIISSELNQLSEALLNIYQVSGQTVEWISALVEDEIDGVHKDSTANRLRYTTRIHSNDSRESGQDREVLVRDMGRTATVEANLLFRGNSLLTKALDLHMRRLGKEYLEETIGERLREIDESDPECEVDPSRVHRSDDLERNWRTLVSLTTSVWKSIAGSASRCPAELRLIFRHIRACAEDRYGDFLRTVTYSSVSGFLFLRFFCPAILNPKLFGLLKDHPRPRAQRTLTLIAKALQGLANMTTFGNKEPWMEPMNKFLLGNRVEFKQFVDSICAIPADRPTPIVTPSYATPIQILNRLPPTSREGFPSLPFLIDHARSFANLIRIWLEAAPGKLAELEDIDPAVKKFHEMALRLHQRTKECLSKAEQAERPNGTLEVKWEELVDSMERSATFFEDSSKPTTPATETVIATPASVPGSHRNSIGYFASRPSLPRRSTDYGPDAEEETPPSSSSATWDQSRVPFSMPRWSDTRDSTGSSKNFSTYSLEYSEPSKARRSSMTKETSSKYRFFDFVPASSRRKAKDRESTQQHSREELRNEF